From Proteiniborus sp. MB09-C3, the proteins below share one genomic window:
- a CDS encoding polysaccharide deacetylase family protein — protein MNNNTIVKVLIVIIMILSTIIFWKDKSISSFKNIIDVVSHRVEEKEVIRKGITYEKVIAITFDDGPHPRFTPKVLDVLRENNAKATFFVLGKHAEWYSKTLLQVKEEGHEIGNHSYSHVDIKKSSEEVIKSEIEKTQDIIFKITGESPRLFRPPFGFYSEKLLNVLKESEYRIILWTETQDSLDWNHPGVDNIVMKILSNAQNGDIILLHDYAEGECEAIEALEIILPELKKRGFSFVTVSELLELDTQGD, from the coding sequence ATGAATAACAACACTATTGTCAAAGTACTTATAGTTATTATAATGATTTTAAGCACAATAATTTTTTGGAAAGACAAATCTATAAGCTCTTTCAAAAACATAATTGATGTGGTAAGTCATCGTGTCGAAGAAAAAGAGGTGATCAGGAAAGGAATTACATATGAAAAAGTCATAGCAATAACTTTTGATGATGGACCACATCCCAGATTTACGCCTAAAGTTTTAGATGTTTTAAGAGAGAATAATGCAAAGGCTACCTTTTTTGTTTTAGGAAAACATGCAGAGTGGTATTCAAAAACATTGTTGCAGGTAAAAGAAGAAGGACATGAAATAGGGAACCATTCTTATAGTCATGTAGATATAAAAAAATCCTCTGAGGAAGTTATAAAGAGCGAGATAGAAAAAACTCAAGATATTATTTTTAAGATAACAGGAGAAAGTCCTAGATTATTTAGACCGCCTTTTGGTTTCTATAGTGAAAAATTACTAAATGTATTGAAGGAAAGCGAATATAGGATAATTCTATGGACAGAAACACAGGATTCCTTAGACTGGAATCATCCAGGAGTAGATAATATTGTAATGAAGATTTTATCAAATGCACAGAATGGAGATATTATACTATTACATGATTATGCAGAAGGTGAATGTGAAGCAATTGAAGCACTAGAGATAATATTACCTGAGTTGAAGAAAAGGGGATTTAGCTTTGTAACTGTTTCAGAGCTTTTAGAACTAGATACTCAGGGAGATTAG